ATCGTTCCGAGCAGCCGGTACAGTTCGCGGGTCGTGAGTCCACCGGGTGTTGGCGCGCTCACCCCCGGAGCGGCCGTGACATCTAACACGTCGAGATCGAGGCTGACGTACAGTTGCTCTACGTCAGCCACCGCATCGATGGCAGTTCGTGCGGCCGCCCGTAGGTCCTGACCGACCTCCTCGGCGGTCACGACGGTGCCTCGTCCGTCGAGATATTCGGCGTAGGTGGTGGTGTTCTCGAAGTGACGCGCACCCACAACAGCAAACGCGTCGAGTCCGTCGTCGAACAGCTGACGGTACGGCGTGCCACTCGACGGTGCGCCGGAACGACAGTCGAAATGGGCGTCGAAACTCACGATCCCGAGCGATCCAGACGCCAGTAGCGGGCGCGCGTTGGGATACGTGAGCGAGTTATCGCCACCGAGAAACACCGGGCGCGCGTCGAGCGCGTGAACGTCTTCCGTGATCGTCGCGACGGTTTGCTGTCTGGCCGGTACGTCCGCCGACTCGGAGAACCGAACGTCTCCGAGATCACCGACCGGACCGACGGTCCCACGGGTGAGATGATGGGTTTTCGTTCCGTTCAGTGCCGAACGGAGGTGAGA
The sequence above is drawn from the Halocatena salina genome and encodes:
- the hutG gene encoding formimidoylglutamase, with product MTGTDLTTQFDWHGPSTDPNDEQFGDVTEATTLTEAATYEAVVLGEPTDRAVIGRQGAQEGPSHLRSALNGTKTHHLTRGTVGPVGDLGDVRFSESADVPARQQTVATITEDVHALDARPVFLGGDNSLTYPNARPLLASGSLGIVSFDAHFDCRSGAPSSGTPYRQLFDDGLDAFAVVGARHFENTTTYAEYLDGRGTVVTAEEVGQDLRAAARTAIDAVADVEQLYVSLDLDVLDVTAAPGVSAPTPGGLTTRELYRLLGTIANDDRVAGFEVVECAPPLDRGDRTAVAGARAIAHVLSAWTTEDTT